One region of Macrobrachium rosenbergii isolate ZJJX-2024 chromosome 20, ASM4041242v1, whole genome shotgun sequence genomic DNA includes:
- the LOC136849006 gene encoding sperm-associated antigen 7 homolog, whose amino-acid sequence MDLLDSIMSKMDKPPAVNDKHKQMMREQMKAAEEAKNKERKRLAQFRKHIEERINRFIQNVSLTKKEFEPMDRVARSIVRDVADVAGLTTYVFGVEDVDRHVMVFKKEYPLTEEELEAYKNGEEWDPEKFKEEARLKEQQRLEDEIRTQKLKNDPGSNKFIEKYERLVGKETGKEAARILEVNKQFGFVRSELKKDKRTIEETLADIRAKKLKRDHSEAADEEKDDNGQDASTNQP is encoded by the exons ATGGATTTGCTAGATTCCATTATGAGCAAGATGGACAAGCCTCCCGCTGTCaatgataaacataaacaaatgatgaGAG AACAAATGAAGGCAGCTGAGGAAgctaaaaataaggaaagaaaaaggctAGCTCAGTTCAGAAAACAT ATTGAAGAACGAATCAACAGATTTATTCAGAATGTAAGTCTAACAAAGAAGGAATTTGAGCCAATGGACAGAGTGGCTCGGAGCATTGT GAGAGATGTCGCAGATGTTGCAGGACTCACTACATATGTTTTTGGTGTGGAGGATGTTGACCGCCATGTGATGGTCTTCAAGAAAGAGTATCCATTAACAGAAGAGGAATTGGAAGCatataaaaatggagaagaaTGGGATcctgaaaaatttaaagaagaagCAAGACTG AAAGAACAGCAACGACTGGAAGATGAGATCAGAACTCAAAAGCTGAAAAATGATCCAGGTTCCAATaagtttattgaaaaatatgagaGATTGGTTGGTAAAGAAACCGGAAAAGAAGCAGCCAGAATTTTAGAAGTTAATAAACAGTTTGGGTTCG TTCGCAGTGAATTGAAGAAGGATAAGCGAACCATTGAAGAAACTCTTGCCGACATACGAGCCAAGAAGCTGAAACGTGACCATAGTGAAGCAGCTGATGAGGAGAAAGATGATAATGGCCAGGATGCAAGTACAAATCAGCCGTAA